A window of the Mucilaginibacter sp. cycad4 genome harbors these coding sequences:
- a CDS encoding sensor histidine kinase: protein MIAILVSVVYLNNWLDEVTGWKAVFTKVYKNPGKKSSDDNHSYNYWTIITALVLLGVSTIIAVSRKIKADQEAFRTTEQEKISSELSFLKAQINPHFFFNILHTIYALADSNPAASKDAVYTLSHMMRYVIYETKNDLTDLEKEIKFIEDYIKLMKLRLSDDVQIIFEKQVNLKNHEIAPMLFLPFVENAFKHGISGVHPSYIYIEISQSAETLKLEIRNSLFEEQTAHMEDSNGIGIVNTKRRLDLLYPGRYTLSVNRDSNIREFIVNLTFRFK from the coding sequence ATGATAGCTATTCTCGTCTCCGTTGTATACTTAAACAATTGGTTAGATGAAGTAACCGGCTGGAAGGCCGTATTTACCAAAGTTTACAAAAACCCGGGTAAAAAATCATCTGACGATAACCATTCCTATAACTATTGGACTATTATAACTGCACTTGTTTTACTCGGTGTGAGTACAATCATCGCAGTCTCCAGGAAGATCAAGGCCGACCAGGAAGCCTTTCGTACTACCGAACAGGAAAAAATCAGCTCCGAACTTTCTTTTTTAAAAGCGCAGATCAATCCGCACTTCTTTTTTAACATCCTGCATACCATTTATGCGCTCGCTGATAGCAACCCTGCGGCATCCAAAGATGCAGTTTACACGCTTTCGCATATGATGCGGTATGTTATTTATGAAACAAAGAACGATTTGACTGACCTGGAAAAGGAGATCAAATTTATTGAGGACTATATCAAGCTGATGAAGCTGAGGCTGAGCGATGATGTACAGATCATCTTTGAAAAACAGGTCAACTTAAAAAATCACGAAATAGCTCCCATGCTCTTCCTTCCATTTGTTGAAAATGCTTTTAAACATGGCATCAGCGGGGTACACCCCAGTTACATTTATATAGAGATCAGCCAATCTGCCGAAACGTTGAAGCTGGAGATCAGGAATTCCCTTTTTGAAGAACAAACCGCTCACATGGAAGATAGTAATGGAATCGGTATAGTAAATACTAAAAGAAGACTCGACCTGTTATATCCCGGGCGCTACACCTTATCCGTAAACCGCGACTCAAATATCAGGGAATTCATTGTAAATTTAACTTTCCGTTTCAAATGA